The genomic DNA AGGCGAGAGTAGTCAAGTACCTCGGCCTTTACGGATTGTTGAACGCCCAGGCAGAGGCGATCAAGGCCCTCAAGAGCAGTTGAGCGTGGAGGTCGTTCTTTGGCGGACACATGGAAAGGAAGCGCCCCCCTGGCAAAAACAACAAGTAGCGATGCATATGATACCCCCTCCTCGGATCTCCGACATGTTCTAAAGCGCTATGCCACTTTTTTTTTGATACACGTGTAATAAACAACATATGATACATTTTGATCTAacctcccttccccctcccaaTACACGCTGCTTCCGCGTCGCCCCTTTTGTCTTATTGTACAAATCACATGACGTTAGACAAGTGAGCCGGCGTGACCTTCTCGTCCGTCGAGCCATAGTTGCCGTTCAAGCTGAAACCCGGGCCCTGGGAGGTGCTCAGCACGACCTCATGGACCTCCTTGTGCgtgtcgagctgggcgatgTCGTCCTTGATGTGGGCAACGAATGCCTTGACGTTGGCCGACAGCATCTTGGGGGTGAAgccgagctggccgatgGCCATGCGGATGGCGCCCATGCGCTCGCGGTAGTTATCGGCGCCCATGGTCTCGCGGATGGCGCCTGAGATGTTGTCGGTGATGGTCTTCATGCGGCGGTTAGGCATCAGACCCTTGGGGCCGAGGATGCGTCCCAGCGCCGCCTTGTTGAGGGCGGCCTCGCTCTCGGTGTGGCAGATGAGGCGGTTGAAGACGATGTCCTCGTTGCGGATGGCCTCGAAGACGGACGCCTcgcccacgacgacggcgccggcctggatGGCCTCCTGCGCGATCTGGCTGCCCTCAGGGCAGATGACACCCACGCGGACGTCCGACTTGACGGGGTTCGGAAGGCGGATGCGGTTCTTGACGACGGAGCCGTTGCGCGGCGTCTTGAGGTGGACGGAGATCTCGTACTTGACGGCCTGGGGAGGGCGGCCGACTTCGTAAGCACGGAGGTAGCTGCAGTCACGGTCAGTTAGCATGTGTGTTTTAATGTGG from Colletotrichum higginsianum IMI 349063 chromosome 3, whole genome shotgun sequence includes the following:
- a CDS encoding Ribosomal protein L1p/L10e, with amino-acid sequence MASTTQCMASMARLALSASTRPTVCTIPRFLVPSVAQTRCASNQGGSKKTDKKKKKVPKDFKTYNVQNCPQFSLCDAMRYLRAYEVGRPPQAVKYEISVHLKTPRNGSVVKNRIRLPNPVKSDVRVGVICPEGSQIAQEAIQAGAVVVGEASVFEAIRNEDIVFNRLICHTESEAALNKAALGRILGPKGLMPNRRMKTITDNISGAIRETMGADNYRERMGAIRMAIGQLGFTPKMLSANVKAFVAHIKDDIAQLDTHKEVHEVVLSTSQGPGFSLNGNYGSTDEKVTPAHLSNVM